A region from the Triticum aestivum cultivar Chinese Spring chromosome 3D, IWGSC CS RefSeq v2.1, whole genome shotgun sequence genome encodes:
- the LOC123074681 gene encoding uncharacterized protein has product MGNFASCTLARIPGAAKDVRIVLPDGGLRLVRPPATAAELMLEAPGHFLADASALQAGRRIEALAADEELELGGVYAAFPMKRLGSKAAPADVARLAAVFAREAHVRRPASAKVAAIVVAPPEVASVAAEADLAPVRAPRLDEMAVDDEAAAAEIGELKQQISGSRLSRRRPTLETIQEESYAALAC; this is encoded by the coding sequence ATGGGGAACTTCGCGTCCTGCACGCTGGCCAGGATCCCCGGGGCGGCCAAGGACGTCAGGATCGTGCTCCCCGATGGCGGGCTGAGGCTGGTCAGGcccccggcgacggcggcggagctgaTGCTCGAGGCGCCGGGCCATTTCCTGGCCGACGCGAGCGCGCTGCAGGCGGGGCGCCGGATCGAGGCGCTTGCGGCTGACGAGGAACTCGAGCTCGGGGGAGTCTACGCCGCCTTCCCCATGAAGCGGCTCGGCTCCAAGGCCGCGCCCGCCGACGTGGCGCGCCTGGCTGCCGTTTTCGCCAGGGAAGCTCACGTCCGGAGGCCTGCCTCGGCCAAGGTAGCGGCCATCGTCGTGGCGCCGCCTGAGGTGGCTTCCGTTGCCGCCGAGGCGGACCTCGCGCCGGTCAGGGCGCCGCGGTTGGATGAGATGGCCGTGGACGACGAGGCGGCTGCGGCGGAGATCGGGGAGCTCAAGCAACAGATTAGCGGCAGTCGCCTGTCGAGGCGGCGACCGACGTTGGAGACCATACAGGAGGAGAGCTACGCCGCACTAGCATGCTAA
- the LOC123074682 gene encoding uncharacterized protein yields MGNFASCTLARIPGAAKGARVVLPDGGLRLVRPPATAAELMLEAPGHFLTDARALQAGRRIEALAADDDLELGGVYAAFPMKRLGSKAAPADVARLAAVFAREAHARRPASAKVAAIVVAPPEAASVAAEAVRAPRLDEMAVDDEAAAAEIGELKQRISGGRLSRRRPTLETIQEESYAAQAC; encoded by the coding sequence ATGGGGAACTTCGCGTCCTGCACGCTGGCCAGGATCCCCGGGGCGGCCAAGGGCGCCAGGGTCGTGCTCCCCGACGGCGGGCTCAGGCTGGTCAGGcccccggcgacggcggcggagctcatgCTCGAGGCGCCGGGCCATTTCCTGACCGACGCGCGCGCGCTGCAGGCCGGGCGCCGGATCGAGGCGCTCGCGGCTGACGACGACCTCGAGCTCGGGGGCGTCTACGCCGCCTTCCCCATGAAGCGGCTCGGCTCCAAGGCCGCGCCCGCCGACGTGGCGCGCCTGGCCGCCGTTTTCGCCAGGGAGGCTCACGCCCGGAGGCCAGCCTCGGCCAAGGTGGCGGCCATCGTCGTGGCGCCGCCCGAGGCGGCTTCCGTTGCCGCCGAGGCGGTCAGGGCGCCGCGGTTGGATGAGATGGCCGTGGACGACGAGGCGGCTGCGGCGGAGATCGGGGAGCTCAAGCAACGGATAAGCGGCGGTCGCTTGTCGAGGCGGCGACCGACGTTGGAGACCATACAGGAGGAGAGCTACGCCGCACAAGCATGCTAA
- the LOC123078951 gene encoding 65-kDa microtubule-associated protein 3 has product MGSAVRDHQQQLHPCDSLLLELNVIWDEVGEPDTVRDKTLLELEQECLDVYRRKVDQANRCRAQLRQSIAEAEAEVAGICSAIGEPPVHVRQSNQKLHGLREELNAIIPYLEEMRTKKVERWNQFVHVLEEIKKISSEIRPSDFVPFKTPVDQSDLSLRKFEELTKELESLQKEKRERLKQVMDHLNTLHSLCEVLGIDFKQTVHEVHPSLDEAEGSKNLSNTTIERLALAVDRLREIKIQRMQKLQDFASTMLELWNLMDTPIEEQQMFQNVTCNIAASEHEITEPNTLSIDFLSYVEAEVLRLEQLKGSKMKDLVLKKKSELEEHRRRAHLIGEEGYSDEFNIEAIESGAIDPALVLEQIEAHIATVKDEAFSRKDILEKVERFLNACEEEAWLEDYNKDDNRYNAGKGAHLTLKRAEKARILVNKIPGMVDVLTTKIIAWENERGKEFTYDGVRLLSMLDEYMIVRQEKEQEKKRQRDQKKLHDQLKAEQEALYGSKPSPSKPQSIKKAPRHSMGGVNRRVSMGGATMQAPKTDILHSKNVRAAKRTEDIAHLSPASRGLDIGDLPIKKLSFNATALRETETPRKPFAQIMPPPSSVPSTPARSVTNDTEDENRTPNPKTFGAALNLKTPMTVAAPMQLAMTPAVANKVTAAPVSLVYEKPEPTLPEAIEYSFEERRLAVYLSREVV; this is encoded by the exons ATGGGTAGCGCGGTGAGAGACCACCAGCAGCAGCTCCACCCGTGCGATTCGCTTCTCCTCGAGCTCAAC GTGATCTGGGATGAGGTCGGCGAGCCCGACACGGTGCGGGACAAGACGCTGCTGGAGCTTGAGCAGGAGTGCCTCGATGTCTACAGGAGGAAGGTCGACCAGGCCAACCGCTGCAGGGCTCAGCTGCGGCAGTCCATCGCCGAGGCCGAGGCTGAGGTCGCCGGCATCTGCTCGGCCATAGGCGAGCCACCGGTTCACGTCAGGCAG TCAAACCAGAAGTTGCATGGTTTAAGGGAGGAGTTGAATGCAATTATCCCATATTTAGAGGAGATGCGGACTAAAAAGGTTGAAAGATGGAACCAGTTCGTTCATGTCCTCGAGGAAATTAAGAAAATCTCATCCGAAATCAGGCCTTCAGACTTTGTGCCATTTAAAACTCCTGTGGATCAGTCTGATCTGTCGTTAAGAAAGTTTGAGGAGTTAACGAAGGAGCTAGAATCCCTTCAGAAAGAGAAG AGGGAAAGATTAAAGCAAGTGATGGATCATTTGAACACATTACATTCCTTATGTGAGGTGCTTGGCATTGACTTCAAACAAACAGTGCATGAGGTGCACCCTAGCCTGGACGAAGCTGAAGGATCAAAGAACCTGAGCAACACTACAATCGAGAGACTAGCATTGGCTGTGGATAGACTTCGTGAAATAAAAATTCAGAGGATGCAAAAG CTTCAAGACTTTGCATCGACAATGCTAGAACTATGGAATCTTATGGATACACCAATTGAAGAGCAGCAGATGTTCCAGAATGTAACGTGCAATATTGCTGCCTCGGAGCATGAAATAACGGAACCCAACACCCTGTCGATCGACTTCCTCAGCTAT GTGGAAGCTGAGGTTTTAAGGCTTGAGCAATTGAAAGGAAGCAAAATGAAGGACCTTGTTTTGAAAAAGAAATCAGAACTGGAGGAGCACAGAAGACGCGCGCATCTAATTGGCGAGGAAGGATATTCAGATGAATTTAACATTGAGGCTATTGAGTCGG GAGCTATTGATCCTGCATTGGTGCTGGAACAAATTGAGGCTCACATTGCAACAGTGAAAGATGAAGCTTTCAGTCGAAAGGATATTCTTGAGAAGGTCGAAAGATTTCTGAATGCATGTGAGGAGGAAGCCTGGCTGGAAGATTACAACAAA GATGATAACCGTTACAATGCTGGGAAGGGGGCACATCTGACGCTCAAGAGGGCTGAGAAAGCTCGCATTTTGGTTAACAAGATTCCGG GAATGGTAGACGTTTTGACCACAAAAATCATTGCTTGGGAGAATGAAAGAGGAAAAGAGTTCACATATGATGGT GTACGCCTTCTCTCAATGCTGGATGAATACATGATTGTTCGCCAGGAGAAAGAACAAGAGAAGAAGAGACAAAGG GATCAGAAGAAGCTCCACGATCAACTCAAAGCTGAGCAGGAAGCTCTCTACGGTTCAAAGCCAAGTCCATCCAAGCCTCAAAGCATAAAGAAGGCGCCTAGACACTCGATGGGTGGTGTAAACCGCAGGGTGTCCATGGGTGGAGCCACGATGCAAGCACCCAAAACAGACATACTGCATTCCAAGAATGTTCGTGCTGCCAAGAGAACTGAAGACATTGCCCATTTGTCCCCTG CCAGCAGAGGCTTGGACATTGGCGATCTTCCCATCAAGAAGCTATCTTTCAATGCCACTGCCTTGCGTGAAACCGAGACACCTCGCAAGCCTTTTGCGCAGATCATGCCGCCGCCAAGCAGTGTCCCCTCCACTCCTGCGCGCTCTGTCACCAACGACACCGAGGACGAGAACCGGACCCCCAACCCCAAGACATTTGGAGCAGCACTGAACCTGAAGACCCCGATGACCGTGGCGGCTCCGATGCAGTTGGCAATGACGCCAGCTGTGGCTAACAAGGTCACGGCTGCTCCTGTCTCCCTTGTCTACGAGAAACCAGAGCCAACATTGCCGGAGGCGATCGAGTATTCCTTCGAAGAAAGGCGGTTGGCCGTCTATTTGTCAAGAGAAGTTGTTTAA